The following are from one region of the Arcobacter defluvii genome:
- a CDS encoding response regulator translates to MKILIVDDSSTMRRIIGNVVMQLGFARENFEEAEDGLKAWKLLSEAHYDVILTDWNMPNMNGLELVKKVRSEGTHQKTPIIMITTEGGKGEVIAALKAGVNNYIVKPFNAEVLKEKLDGVLKK, encoded by the coding sequence ATGAAGATTCTAATAGTTGATGATAGCTCTACAATGAGAAGAATCATTGGAAATGTAGTTATGCAATTAGGATTCGCTAGAGAAAATTTCGAAGAAGCTGAAGATGGATTAAAAGCTTGGAAATTACTTAGTGAAGCTCATTATGATGTTATACTAACAGACTGGAATATGCCAAATATGAACGGTTTAGAATTAGTAAAAAAAGTTAGATCTGAGGGAACACATCAGAAAACGCCAATAATAATGATTACAACAGAAGGTGGAAAAGGTGAGGTTATTGCTGCTTTAAAAGCAGGAGTTAATAATTATATCGTTAAGCCATTTAATGCAGAAGTTTTGAAAGAAAAACTTGATGGAGTATTGAAAAAATAA
- the flgG gene encoding flagellar basal-body rod protein FlgG produces the protein MIRGLYTAATGMNSMQHQIDVTSNNIANVNTTGFKQDRAEFQDLMYETLNYTAGQTTQTTINPTGIDVGLGVRISNIQKNFTEGDLKPTAGDLDLAIQGKGFFQITLPSGETAYTRNGNFKLNEEGSIVNGNGYLLSPEIVIPDNVTDVTIAKDGTVTAKDAQTNDTVDLGQITLADFINPAGLVPLGESLYMQSAASGDVLEGNPTTDQFGSVQQGMIETSNVKLVNEMVDLITAQRAYEANSKAITTADSMLDTVNRLKN, from the coding sequence ATGATTAGAGGACTTTATACAGCAGCTACAGGAATGAATTCAATGCAACATCAAATTGATGTTACATCTAACAATATTGCAAATGTTAATACTACTGGATTTAAGCAAGATAGAGCCGAATTTCAAGATTTAATGTATGAAACATTAAATTATACCGCTGGACAAACAACTCAAACAACAATAAATCCTACAGGTATTGATGTTGGACTTGGAGTTAGAATCTCTAACATACAAAAAAACTTTACAGAAGGTGATTTAAAACCTACAGCAGGTGATCTTGATTTAGCTATACAGGGAAAAGGTTTCTTCCAAATAACATTACCTAGTGGAGAAACTGCCTATACAAGAAATGGTAATTTTAAATTAAATGAAGAGGGTTCAATAGTAAATGGAAATGGCTATTTACTATCTCCTGAAATTGTAATTCCTGATAATGTTACTGATGTAACAATTGCTAAGGATGGAACAGTTACAGCAAAAGATGCACAAACAAATGATACTGTTGATTTAGGACAAATAACTCTTGCTGATTTTATAAATCCAGCCGGATTAGTTCCTCTTGGTGAATCTTTATATATGCAAAGTGCCGCATCAGGAGATGTGCTTGAAGGTAATCCAACAACTGATCAATTTGGAAGTGTACAACAAGGTATGATTGAAACTTCTAATGTAAAATTAGTAAATGAAATGGTTGATTTAATTACAGCACAACGTGCTTATGAAGCAAATTCTAAAGCAATTACTACAGCAGATAGTATGCTTGATACGGTAAATAGATTAAAAAATTAA
- the rimM gene encoding ribosome maturation factor RimM (Essential for efficient processing of 16S rRNA), with product MNNSNNIYVAKLGKAVGLQGHLRLFIDSDFPEQFKKGAVFSTNRNLQLKILEYNASRELVKFENYEDIDSAKKLTNQELYSTIEQTKENCKLAKNEFFWFDLISCNVFENDIKLGTVKEVHRYPLNDYLEIITDIELVNKGFPKVFLIPHIFDKFILNIDIENKIIRVNNSFDILENS from the coding sequence ATGAATAATAGTAATAATATATATGTTGCTAAACTTGGGAAAGCAGTAGGATTACAAGGTCATTTAAGGCTTTTTATAGATTCTGATTTCCCAGAGCAATTTAAAAAAGGTGCTGTGTTTAGTACAAATAGAAATCTTCAATTAAAAATATTGGAATATAACGCTTCAAGAGAACTTGTAAAATTTGAAAATTATGAGGATATTGATAGTGCAAAAAAACTCACAAATCAAGAACTTTATTCAACTATTGAACAAACAAAAGAAAATTGTAAATTAGCAAAAAATGAATTTTTTTGGTTTGATTTAATCTCATGCAATGTTTTTGAAAATGATATTAAATTAGGTACAGTTAAAGAGGTACATAGATATCCATTAAATGATTATTTGGAAATAATTACAGATATTGAACTTGTTAATAAAGGCTTTCCAAAAGTTTTTTTAATACCTCATATATTTGATAAATTTATATTAAATATTGATATAGAAAACAAAATAATTAGAGTAAATAATTCATTTGATATTTTAGAAAATTCTTAA
- a CDS encoding KH domain-containing protein, with product MITKFIENYAKLIVGVPEDVTVTKELIDENFAEITITVNSVDIGKLIGKNGNMINALKTMANGCKAKDGISYKIQVVVK from the coding sequence ATGATTACTAAATTTATAGAAAATTATGCAAAACTAATTGTTGGTGTGCCTGAAGATGTTACTGTAACAAAAGAGTTAATTGATGAAAATTTTGCTGAAATTACAATCACTGTAAATAGTGTTGATATTGGTAAACTTATTGGAAAAAATGGTAATATGATTAATGCTTTAAAAACTATGGCAAATGGTTGTAAAGCAAAAGATGGTATATCATATAAAATACAAGTAGTAGTAAAATAA
- the rpsP gene encoding 30S ribosomal protein S16 has translation MTVIRLTRMGRNKKPFYRIVVTDSRKRRDSGWIESIGYFNPVVEPKVLKIDEERYNYWLSVGAKPSEKVKKLASK, from the coding sequence ATGACAGTAATTAGATTAACAAGAATGGGAAGAAACAAAAAACCATTTTATAGAATCGTTGTAACAGATTCAAGAAAAAGAAGAGATTCAGGATGGATTGAATCAATTGGTTATTTTAACCCAGTTGTTGAACCAAAAGTATTAAAAATTGATGAAGAAAGATATAACTATTGGTTAAGTGTTGGTGCTAAACCATCTGAAAAAGTTAAAAAATTAGCTTCTAAATAA
- the ffh gene encoding signal recognition particle protein yields MFDSITGSIRNAVNKIRHQDDVAALTKATSELKKALLKADVHHKTTKELITAIELQTKNAGIGQDSFLRSLKSELTNLLTTSGNQGFVFSSTPPTIVLMTGLQGSGKTTTTGKLANYLKTRKKKVLVAACDLQRLAAVEQLKQIAAQIDVDIYFDDNQTDPIKIALAAKEKAIKEHYDVLLVDTAGRLAIDEELMLQLKEIKNAINPNEIFYVADALTGHDATKTATTFKEKIGIDGVILSKYDGDTKGGVALSIAHQVEVPLRFIGIGEKMPDLEVFIPDRIVSRLLGLGDIEGLAEKTSAIIDEKKAKEVSKKIKKGQFNFNDFLDQLSMMSKLGSMKSIIGMIPGLSAMAGPLKDMDFENSAEIKRIKALIGSMTPKERENPDLMNPSRKRRIAIGSGVSEIQINKILKQFKNASKMAKQLSTKGGMKGLQNMLSQMGPGGMPKIPR; encoded by the coding sequence TTGTTTGATTCAATAACAGGTTCAATACGAAACGCAGTAAATAAAATAAGACATCAAGATGATGTTGCAGCTTTAACTAAAGCAACATCAGAGTTAAAAAAAGCTTTATTAAAAGCTGATGTTCATCATAAAACTACAAAAGAACTTATAACTGCAATTGAATTACAAACAAAAAATGCAGGTATAGGGCAAGATTCTTTTTTAAGATCTCTAAAAAGTGAATTAACAAACTTATTAACTACTTCTGGAAATCAAGGTTTTGTTTTTTCTTCTACTCCTCCAACAATAGTTTTAATGACTGGACTTCAAGGTTCGGGTAAAACTACAACAACAGGTAAATTAGCAAATTATTTGAAAACTAGAAAGAAAAAAGTTTTAGTAGCAGCTTGTGATTTACAAAGATTAGCAGCGGTTGAGCAATTAAAACAAATTGCAGCTCAAATTGATGTTGATATCTATTTTGATGATAATCAAACTGATCCAATTAAAATTGCACTAGCAGCAAAAGAGAAAGCTATAAAAGAACATTATGATGTTCTTTTGGTTGATACAGCTGGACGACTTGCAATTGACGAAGAATTAATGCTTCAATTAAAAGAGATTAAAAATGCAATAAATCCAAATGAAATTTTTTATGTAGCAGATGCTTTAACAGGACATGATGCAACAAAAACTGCAACAACTTTTAAAGAAAAAATTGGAATAGATGGTGTTATTTTATCAAAGTATGATGGTGATACAAAAGGTGGAGTAGCTTTATCAATTGCACATCAAGTAGAAGTGCCATTAAGATTTATTGGTATTGGTGAAAAAATGCCAGATTTGGAAGTATTTATTCCAGATAGAATTGTTTCAAGATTATTAGGGCTTGGTGATATTGAAGGACTTGCTGAAAAAACATCTGCAATTATTGATGAGAAAAAAGCTAAAGAAGTTAGTAAAAAAATAAAAAAAGGTCAATTTAATTTTAATGACTTTTTAGATCAACTTTCAATGATGAGTAAATTAGGTTCAATGAAATCTATTATTGGTATGATTCCTGGACTTTCTGCTATGGCTGGGCCATTGAAAGATATGGATTTTGAGAATTCAGCTGAAATAAAAAGAATTAAAGCATTAATTGGTTCAATGACTCCTAAAGAAAGAGAAAATCCAGATTTGATGAATCCTAGTAGAAAAAGAAGAATAGCTATTGGTTCAGGGGTATCTGAAATTCAAATTAATAAAATTCTAAAACAATTTAAAAATGCTTCAAAAATGGCAAAACAACTTTCTACTAAAGGTGGAATGAAAGGTTTACAAAATATGTTGTCTCAAATGGGACCTGGTGGAATGCCTAAAATTCCAAGATAA
- a CDS encoding pseudouridine synthase family protein, with protein MAVTYEKAYKLLALQEKISNSKAKELIDMGVVKVGDKKVLIARGEIRSDTKFSIKEINKIKVIFEDNDILVVDKPAFLTADDVAKKYEGAILLNRLDKETSGVMMFAKNEEFQKKAIKEFQANRVYKEYVAIVEGKVVEEIEIDKPILTTKDRGMAKSKIDTKRGKPAKSTVYPLLVEGNKSKIKIVIESGRTHQIRVHLNSVGLPIIGDAIYGRTSSNVNRVLLHSKITKIFDYVFESKEPKEFKVYDFN; from the coding sequence GTGGCTGTAACATATGAAAAAGCTTATAAACTTTTAGCCTTACAAGAAAAGATATCAAATTCAAAAGCAAAAGAATTGATAGATATGGGTGTCGTTAAAGTTGGTGACAAAAAAGTTTTAATTGCTAGGGGAGAAATTAGAAGTGACACTAAATTTTCGATAAAAGAAATAAATAAAATAAAAGTAATATTTGAAGATAATGATATTTTAGTTGTTGATAAACCTGCATTTTTAACAGCTGATGATGTTGCTAAAAAATATGAAGGTGCAATATTATTAAATAGACTTGATAAAGAAACAAGTGGTGTTATGATGTTTGCAAAAAATGAAGAATTTCAAAAAAAAGCTATAAAAGAATTCCAAGCAAATAGAGTATATAAAGAGTATGTAGCTATTGTTGAAGGAAAAGTTGTTGAGGAAATTGAAATTGATAAACCAATTTTAACAACAAAAGATAGAGGAATGGCTAAATCTAAAATAGATACAAAAAGAGGAAAACCTGCAAAAAGTACAGTTTATCCACTTTTAGTCGAAGGTAATAAATCAAAAATAAAAATTGTTATTGAATCAGGAAGAACACATCAAATTAGAGTTCATTTAAATTCAGTTGGTTTACCAATAATTGGTGATGCAATTTATGGACGAACTTCATCTAATGTAAATAGAGTTTTACTACATTCTAAAATTACTAAAATATTTGATTATGTTTTTGAATCAAAAGAACCAAAAGAATTTAAAGTGTATGATTTTAATTAA
- the waaA gene encoding lipid IV(A) 3-deoxy-D-manno-octulosonic acid transferase, protein MLSLFSIFYYLLLSIIYILAIPYLIFKSRNTKYKKAIPAKFFLIENSRFKENGIWFHSCSMGETKAIKPLIENYKENANISVITNTGYAEAKTITSNVRYLPFEIFLPFWINKQKVLVVMEAELWYMLFLFAKKRGAKTFLINARISDKSYKSYKRFSFFYKKIFDNIDKVFAQSVEDKKRLEELGAKNIEVIGNIKLAQLPQKRFNFEKPKSIVITAASTHENEEKLILDSYDKKFGKLLIVPRHPERFEKVNLLIEEFRKNKNLSYHRYSKKENFDSDIILVDKMGILNDIYAISDVVILGGAFEKIGGHNPIEPAYFNCKLISGKNIFNQKSLFECIKNYYLIEKNEISDYLEKIDVLEKPILTKAGSIEPIIKEINKWL, encoded by the coding sequence ATTTTGAGCCTTTTTAGTATATTTTATTACTTATTACTAAGTATTATTTATATACTTGCAATTCCTTATTTAATATTTAAATCAAGAAATACTAAATACAAAAAAGCAATTCCTGCAAAATTTTTTTTAATAGAAAATAGTAGATTCAAAGAAAATGGAATTTGGTTTCACTCTTGTTCTATGGGTGAAACTAAAGCTATTAAACCTTTAATTGAAAACTATAAAGAAAATGCTAATATCTCTGTAATAACTAATACTGGATATGCAGAGGCAAAAACAATCACTTCAAATGTAAGGTATCTTCCCTTTGAAATTTTTTTACCTTTTTGGATTAATAAACAAAAAGTTTTAGTTGTAATGGAAGCCGAACTTTGGTATATGTTATTTTTATTTGCAAAAAAAAGAGGTGCAAAAACTTTTTTAATAAATGCAAGAATTTCTGATAAATCATATAAATCATATAAAAGATTTAGTTTTTTTTATAAAAAAATATTTGATAATATTGATAAAGTTTTTGCACAAAGTGTTGAAGATAAAAAGAGATTAGAAGAATTAGGTGCAAAAAATATAGAAGTAATTGGAAATATCAAACTTGCCCAATTACCTCAAAAAAGATTTAATTTTGAAAAGCCTAAAAGTATAGTAATCACAGCAGCAAGTACTCATGAAAATGAAGAAAAATTAATACTTGATTCTTATGATAAAAAGTTTGGAAAGTTATTGATAGTTCCTCGCCATCCAGAAAGATTTGAAAAAGTTAATTTACTAATTGAAGAGTTTAGAAAAAATAAAAATCTTTCATATCACCGATATAGTAAAAAAGAGAATTTTGATTCTGATATAATATTGGTTGACAAAATGGGTATATTAAATGATATTTATGCAATATCTGATGTGGTTATTTTAGGTGGAGCATTTGAAAAAATAGGTGGACATAATCCTATTGAACCTGCTTATTTTAATTGTAAGTTAATTAGTGGGAAAAATATATTTAACCAAAAATCTCTTTTTGAGTGTATTAAAAATTATTACTTAATTGAGAAAAATGAAATAAGTGATTATTTAGAAAAAATTGATGTGTTAGAAAAACCAATTCTAACAAAAGCAGGTTCAATAGAACCTATTATAAAGGAGATAAATAAGTGGCTGTAA
- a CDS encoding zinc ribbon domain-containing protein: MNKYLQDLIKLSKFDTAISMFEPKIENEKAKLATFVETAASIKASINSIYLEIDDVKSKRTKNNIHLGELKTKLENIAKKNKDVHNEKELKALQLEEEIAKEQISFANEEIERLDNLAVSKEENLKELQEKLAAEENDIKEIQVAVDNTIEEINKDRNVVYQQRSELLEQFDNKILTFYEKIKRWAKDSAVVPVKKQACYGCFMKINDKTYAEVIKAEEIVNCPHCGRILYKEDEEQEA, encoded by the coding sequence TTGAATAAGTATTTACAGGATTTAATCAAATTATCAAAATTTGATACAGCAATTAGTATGTTTGAACCAAAAATTGAGAATGAAAAGGCAAAATTAGCAACTTTTGTTGAAACAGCAGCATCAATTAAGGCATCAATTAACTCGATTTATTTAGAAATTGATGATGTAAAATCAAAAAGAACAAAAAACAATATTCATTTAGGTGAATTAAAAACTAAACTTGAGAACATTGCAAAAAAAAATAAAGATGTTCATAATGAAAAAGAGTTAAAAGCTTTACAGTTAGAAGAAGAAATTGCAAAAGAACAAATATCATTTGCAAATGAAGAGATTGAAAGACTTGATAATCTAGCAGTTTCAAAAGAAGAAAACTTAAAAGAATTACAAGAAAAATTAGCAGCTGAAGAGAATGATATAAAAGAAATTCAAGTTGCAGTTGATAATACAATTGAAGAAATTAATAAAGATAGAAATGTTGTTTATCAACAAAGAAGTGAATTATTAGAACAATTTGATAATAAAATTTTAACTTTCTATGAAAAAATTAAAAGATGGGCAAAAGATTCTGCTGTTGTTCCTGTAAAAAAACAAGCATGTTATGGATGTTTTATGAAAATTAATGATAAAACTTATGCTGAAGTTATTAAAGCAGAAGAAATTGTTAATTGTCCACATTGTGGAAGAATTCTTTATAAAGAAGATGAAGAACAAGAGGCTTAA
- a CDS encoding Nif3-like dinuclear metal center hexameric protein, producing the protein MKLKEIYDVLNEISPFELQEKWDNSGLLVGSKDDEIENIYISIDLDEELVSNIKEKSLVITHHPLIFSGIKRVNYDTYSTKILRELIKKDISLISMHTNIDKTHLNKYVVEHILGFKIKNSLEFISYCDVNMNFDELIKIVSYKLGLKITKAVKCKDFIEKIAIVTGSAMSLLDEVDADCFLTGDIKYHDAMEAKARNISLIDIRHYESEKYFNVLLEGLLSEYLKKNKLKAIITASKNPFEFFIEGETVE; encoded by the coding sequence ATGAAACTTAAAGAAATATATGATGTATTAAATGAAATTTCTCCTTTTGAATTACAAGAAAAATGGGATAACTCAGGTTTACTTGTTGGTTCAAAAGATGATGAAATTGAAAATATTTATATAAGTATAGATTTAGATGAAGAATTAGTATCTAATATAAAAGAAAAATCTTTAGTTATTACTCACCATCCGTTGATATTTTCTGGAATAAAAAGAGTAAATTATGATACTTATAGTACAAAAATTTTAAGAGAACTTATAAAAAAAGATATTTCTTTAATATCTATGCATACAAATATAGATAAAACACATTTAAATAAATATGTTGTAGAACATATTTTAGGATTTAAAATAAAAAATTCATTAGAGTTTATATCTTATTGTGATGTAAATATGAATTTTGATGAGTTAATAAAAATTGTATCGTATAAATTAGGTTTGAAAATTACAAAAGCAGTAAAATGTAAAGATTTTATAGAAAAGATAGCGATAGTAACGGGTTCAGCTATGTCTTTACTTGATGAAGTTGATGCTGATTGTTTTTTAACAGGAGATATAAAATATCATGATGCAATGGAAGCAAAAGCAAGAAATATCTCTTTAATAGATATAAGACATTATGAAAGTGAAAAGTATTTCAATGTTTTACTTGAGGGACTTCTTTCAGAATATTTGAAAAAAAATAAATTAAAAGCTATAATAACAGCTTCAAAAAATCCATTTGAGTTTTTTATAGAAGGAGAAACGGTTGAATAA
- the glyQ gene encoding glycine--tRNA ligase subunit alpha: MITFSQMLLKLQEFWAKQGCNIVQPYDIPAGAGTFHPATLLRSLDSTPWSTAYVAPSRRPTDGRYGENPNRLGAYYQFQVLIKPSPDNIQDLYLQSLEFLGLDVSRHDIRFVEDNWESPTLGAWGLGWEVWLDGMEVTQFTYFQQVGGLACDPVAVEITYGTERLAMYLQGVDSVFDIVWNENEYGKTTYADVHKEGEYEFSKYNFEVANTEMLFRHFDDAFNECKACLSAELPLPAYDQCMIASHAFNTLDARKAISVTERQNYILKVRELAQGCAVLYKEQEVQRLKKVNSIAAKKALENLEKTNPELFV, translated from the coding sequence ATGATTACATTTTCACAAATGCTATTAAAATTACAAGAGTTTTGGGCAAAACAAGGTTGTAATATTGTTCAGCCTTATGATATTCCTGCGGGAGCTGGAACTTTTCATCCAGCTACACTTTTAAGAAGTTTAGATTCAACACCTTGGAGTACAGCATATGTAGCACCAAGTAGAAGACCAACTGATGGAAGATATGGAGAAAATCCAAATAGATTAGGTGCTTATTATCAATTTCAAGTTTTAATAAAACCAAGTCCAGATAATATTCAAGATTTATATTTACAGTCTTTGGAATTTTTAGGTTTAGATGTTTCAAGACACGATATAAGATTTGTGGAAGATAACTGGGAATCTCCAACACTTGGAGCTTGGGGACTTGGATGGGAAGTTTGGCTTGATGGTATGGAAGTAACTCAATTTACATATTTTCAACAAGTTGGAGGATTAGCATGTGATCCTGTTGCAGTTGAAATTACATATGGAACAGAAAGACTTGCTATGTATTTACAAGGTGTTGATTCTGTATTTGATATAGTATGGAATGAAAATGAATATGGAAAAACAACTTATGCTGATGTTCATAAAGAGGGTGAGTATGAGTTTTCAAAATATAATTTTGAAGTAGCAAATACAGAAATGTTATTCAGACATTTTGATGATGCATTTAATGAATGTAAAGCTTGTTTAAGTGCAGAATTGCCACTTCCTGCTTATGACCAGTGTATGATTGCTTCACATGCATTTAATACACTTGATGCAAGAAAAGCAATTTCTGTAACTGAAAGACAAAATTATATTTTAAAGGTGCGAGAATTAGCTCAAGGGTGTGCAGTTTTATATAAAGAACAAGAAGTTCAAAGATTAAAAAAAGTTAATAGTATTGCAGCTAAAAAAGCTTTAGAAAATTTAGAAAAAACTAATCCAGAGTTATTTGTATAA
- a CDS encoding glutaredoxin domain-containing protein, producing the protein MKPIALFTLPNCKWCEEAKFYFKSKKLKYNLIDLSKNKQALQDCQKHCSGAPVILIGNRWICGFDKNKINKELGIK; encoded by the coding sequence ATGAAGCCAATCGCACTATTTACCCTACCAAATTGTAAATGGTGCGAAGAAGCAAAATTTTATTTCAAAAGCAAAAAACTAAAATATAACCTTATAGATTTATCTAAAAATAAACAAGCATTACAAGATTGTCAAAAACATTGTTCTGGTGCTCCCGTAATTTTGATAGGAAATAGATGGATTTGTGGTTTTGACAAAAATAAAATAAATAAAGAGTTAGGAATTAAATAG
- the purE gene encoding 5-(carboxyamino)imidazole ribonucleotide mutase, whose protein sequence is MNFISILMGSKSDYEIMKHCADTFEKFNVKYELVVSSAHRSPERTKNYIKEAEEKGAVAFIAAAGMAAHLAGAVAATTTKPVIGVPMKGGAMDGMDAMLSTVQMPAGMPVGTVALGRSGAVNAAYLAMQILAITDKELSTKLKEDRIVQSKKVESDSKDVEVIL, encoded by the coding sequence ATGAATTTTATCTCAATATTAATGGGTAGTAAATCAGATTATGAAATTATGAAACACTGTGCTGATACTTTTGAAAAATTTAATGTAAAATATGAATTAGTTGTGTCTTCAGCTCACAGAAGTCCAGAAAGAACAAAAAATTATATTAAAGAAGCAGAAGAAAAAGGTGCAGTTGCATTTATTGCTGCTGCTGGAATGGCGGCACATTTAGCTGGTGCAGTTGCTGCAACTACTACAAAACCAGTTATTGGAGTTCCTATGAAAGGTGGAGCTATGGATGGTATGGATGCTATGCTTTCTACTGTTCAAATGCCAGCTGGAATGCCTGTTGGGACAGTTGCATTAGGAAGAAGTGGAGCTGTTAATGCTGCATATTTAGCAATGCAAATTCTAGCAATTACAGATAAAGAATTATCTACTAAATTGAAAGAAGATAGAATAGTTCAATCTAAAAAAGTTGAAAGTGATTCTAAAGACGTTGAAGTAATTTTATAA
- a CDS encoding peptidase U32 family protein, translated as MNNQKVELLSPAGNLEKLKIAIKYGADAVYAGVSHFSLRIRAGKEFTFETFKEGIDYAHARGKKVYATINGFPFNSQIDLLKKHIATMAALKPDGFIVAAPGVVKLCREIAPQIDIHLSTQANVLNYLDAQVYWDMGVKRIVVAREISLKDVIEIKKHLPDMEIEIFVHGSMCFAYSGRCLVSAVQMGRVPNRGSCANDCRFEYTLYAANEDHSTLFRLEEEPGVGTYIFNSKDMNLASHLKEILDSGAVDSLKIEGRTKSPYYAAVTAKAYREAIDDYYAGKFEPEKYQKELHTTKNRGFTDAYLIHRPFEKTDSQNHAYALSKGSYEVTGLVTEDEEHFLCKYKVYPNEDIEIFTPMGEELVECENEIGKIFKKDGIYYINFKKILTETNKELESVHSGNINKIKLPGRLPYLTMFRVENIDETIE; from the coding sequence ATGAATAACCAAAAAGTAGAGTTACTTTCACCTGCAGGTAATTTAGAGAAATTAAAAATTGCTATAAAATATGGAGCAGATGCCGTTTATGCAGGAGTTAGTCACTTTAGTTTAAGAATTAGAGCTGGGAAAGAATTTACATTTGAAACCTTCAAAGAAGGAATAGATTATGCTCATGCCAGAGGTAAAAAAGTATATGCAACAATTAATGGATTTCCATTTAACTCTCAAATAGATTTATTAAAAAAACATATTGCAACAATGGCCGCATTAAAACCAGATGGATTTATTGTAGCAGCTCCAGGTGTTGTTAAACTTTGCCGTGAAATAGCGCCTCAAATAGATATTCATTTATCAACACAAGCAAATGTTTTAAATTATTTAGATGCTCAAGTTTATTGGGATATGGGTGTAAAAAGAATTGTTGTTGCAAGAGAAATTTCATTAAAAGATGTTATTGAAATAAAAAAACATTTACCTGATATGGAAATAGAGATTTTTGTTCATGGTTCAATGTGTTTTGCTTATAGTGGAAGATGTTTGGTAAGTGCTGTTCAAATGGGAAGAGTTCCAAATAGAGGAAGTTGTGCAAATGATTGTAGATTTGAATATACTTTATATGCAGCAAATGAAGACCATAGTACTTTATTTAGATTAGAAGAAGAGCCAGGTGTTGGAACATATATTTTTAATTCAAAAGATATGAATTTAGCTTCACATCTAAAAGAGATTTTAGATAGTGGTGCAGTTGATTCTTTAAAAATAGAAGGAAGAACAAAATCTCCATATTATGCAGCAGTTACTGCAAAAGCTTATAGAGAAGCAATTGATGATTACTATGCTGGTAAATTTGAACCTGAAAAATACCAAAAAGAGTTACATACTACAAAAAATCGAGGCTTTACAGATGCTTATTTAATTCATAGACCATTTGAAAAAACAGATTCGCAAAATCATGCATATGCTTTAAGTAAAGGTTCATATGAAGTAACTGGACTTGTAACAGAAGATGAAGAACATTTCTTATGTAAATATAAAGTGTATCCAAATGAAGATATTGAAATCTTTACTCCAATGGGTGAAGAGTTAGTTGAGTGTGAAAATGAAATTGGAAAAATTTTCAAAAAAGATGGGATATATTATATTAATTTTAAAAAAATATTAACTGAAACAAATAAAGAATTAGAATCTGTTCATAGTGGAAATATTAATAAAATTAAACTTCCTGGACGACTTCCTTATCTTACAATGTTTAGAGTTGAAAATATTGACGAAACAATAGAATAA